A part of Arachis hypogaea cultivar Tifrunner chromosome 12, arahy.Tifrunner.gnm2.J5K5, whole genome shotgun sequence genomic DNA contains:
- the LOC112730425 gene encoding uncharacterized protein, with protein sequence MIKVLDKHYGYTALMHKFRIVWRIKGGFDLLDVGFGYFFVKFDIAADCEKVILGGPWLIDGVPVKVDLATKLAERGKYARACVQINLGLPVIKHIIVEGVTHEIEYESLQLICATCARYGHDKSLCMEKESLEGNRNFFGDGKNNEAPTLVPHNNHERHKEAESEARDLDEDSRNLGEKLGVVKGKDVVTESLAPHVPDGHLNEACIDDGEGWQQVLRKEKFTMSQSSGLKD encoded by the exons ATGATCAAGGTGCTGGATAAGCATTATGGCTACACGGCTCTCATGCATAAGTTTCGGATAGTATGGCGCATCAAAGGAGGGTTTGATTTGTTAGATGTGGGGTTTgggtatttttttgttaaatttgatattGCTGCGGATTGTGAGAAAGTCATTCTTGGTGGCCCGTGGTTGATAGACG GGGTTCCGGTGAAAGTAGATTTGGCCACTAAGCTTGCTGAAAGAGGAAAATATGCCCGAgcttgtgttcaaattaatcttgggttgcctgtaatcaaacatattatagtGGAGGGTGTGACTCATGAAATAGAGTACGAGAGTTTACAGTTGATTTGTGCTACTTGTGCACGATATGGGCATGATAAATcgttgtgcatggagaaggagTCCTTGGAAGGAAACAGAAATTTCTTTGGTGATGGAAAAAATAATGAAGCTCCGACACTAGTGCCACACAACAATCATGAGCGTCATAAAGAGGCTGAATCAGAAGCTCGTGATTTGGATGAGGATTCTCGTAATTTGGgtgagaaattaggagttgttaaaggGAAGGATGTGGTTACGGAATCATTGGCTCCTCACGTGCCTGATGGTCATCTTAATGAGGCATGCATAgatgatggagagggctggcaacaAGTGCTGCGTAAGGAAAAATTCACAATGAGCCAGTCATCAGGTTTGAAGGACTAA
- the LOC114924925 gene encoding uncharacterized protein — translation MGMISQDHAKLDSDTITDAIIPLVEANPSIKVKSAIAEVQGRFNYTVSYRKAWLAKQKAVAKIFGDWEVSYQTLPVWLKAMTVKMPRSRVQIKTLTVYHESEEVQGVRVLHRVFWSFYSCIVAFRHCKPLVQVDGTHLYGKYKGAFLVAVAQDGNQNIVPIAFAIVEGETADVWEFFLTNLRRYVVIIDGVGIISDRHTSIDAAIARSNGAWSPPRA, via the coding sequence ATGGGCAtgatttcacaagatcatgccaagttggactcAGACACAATTACAGATGCCATTATTCCATTGGTCGAAGCAAACCCCTCGATAAAGGTGAAGTCTGCTATTGCAGAAGTTCAAGGCAGGTTCAACTATACTGTGAGTTACcgcaaggcttggttggcaaagcagaaagctGTCGCAAAAATTTTTGGTGATTGGGAAGTTTCTTACCAGACTTTGCCAGTATGGTTGAAAGCAATGACAGTGAAGATGCCAAGGTCTCGTGTTCAAATTAAAACGCTCACCGTTTACCATGAGAGTGAGGAGGTTCAAGGTGTAAGAGTTCTGCACCGCGTTTTTTGGAGCTTCTATTCGTGTATTGTAGCATTCAGACACTGCAAGCCACTGGTGCAGGTTGATGGCACGCACCTGTACGGAAAATATAAAGGAGCATTTCTGGTAGCGGTTGCACAAGATGGGAATCAAAACAttgtgcctattgcatttgcgaTTGTTGAGGGCGAGACAGCAGACGTGTGGGAGTTTTTCCTAACCAATTTGCGGAGATATGTTGTTATCATTGATGGTGTGGGTATTATTTCTGACCGCCATACCTCCATCGACGCTGCAATAGCTCGCAGTAACGGTGCATGGTCACCACCAAGGGCGTGA